The genomic region taaaaaaacacagacagaagcaatatacaaaaggcggccttatcaattcgtagcgatctcttccaggcaaccttaggataaggaaaataaaaggataacatactgcaggttaactaacctaacaataaaaaaaaaattgttgttgtgCAGGAGCGCCTCGCGGTGCATCTCTGTACTTTTTACGTCGCCCAGGAAACCGCAAGGGTTTAAATTCTCTCTTGAAAACATTTTATCCCTatttccctatccctacttccctactaatattataaatatcaatgtaagtttgtttgttacgctttcacgcaaaaagtacttaaccgatcctcatgaaactttgtacacatattcttggaagtgttagaagtaatatagtatactttttatcccgacattaagctcggttcctttgggtgaggggatgaaagtgtttgacgattttacaccataactcagacaaattataaccgatttaaacaattatttttgtactatagaggtatatgtatttagttttgcccaaattttgtgtagatctgatgaatgtggttggagatagaggacagaactcctcagcgtacagcagcaaacccctcatttaaggcttaacaatactgaatactttaattttttttagaactacaactaaattgaatgccacatcaaaaaacaaaaacacgctatatatatatggttAAAATCTCGCACTTGGCACTTTGGGTGACGGACGCCGCCATGTTGTCTGGCAGCGTTCGTGCAGCCTAAACGCtaagctaataataatatttaacggGTGTTACGTAGTTTGTTTTCGTTTCGCCCGATTCATCCGCGCCCGTACTGcgcagttgtttttttttaaattttattatctaaCACCTGCTGACCAGTGAATGCTTTTATGTTCTAtgcgataatatacatatgcccGTTTTATTGACGACGGGCAAGGCAATGCGTAAGTAACGCATAGTCAAAGATGTCCCCTATGcccggcttcttcttagaccaggacgcgtttggaaccctcgtagctttagttttaagtttacgaatgtggttatcgccatcatctcactaccgtgtaattctaatgtacgcatcaaaagtgccacctatggcctacttgaataaagatatttttgactttgacattcattcattcactatctacgcgacatcgtaccggaacgctaaatcgcttagcgtaacgtctttgtcggtaggtaggTCCCTCCCACCTACTTTTACGTAGCAGCAAGGAAAGCACCTAGTAATATTCTACATTTTATTtgacaccgacttaaaaatgttgtcatcgtcatcatcaaagtTCTGACAGCTCTGGGTGGGTATTTCTCTCTAGGCGGTCAGAAGCcgcttctttccagctccgaactaccagaaccctcatatccctctcaactccatcactccaccgacctcggcctctacgcccctccaaaaTGCCCTCCATCAACATCTTTGGTTGCCCTGccatgccctgcccattgcattcttaacagttcaaaaatcttGACGACATTTGGTTCTTTAAAAAGTTCCTATAGTTAAAAATGTTGtggagaatatttatttatttgctttatagtttttatctgtgtaaaataaaacaaaatttgtatacatttatttgttatctttcagtacttttgtttttgacaaacaaagcaataaaaaaaatgacaaaaaaaaaatagtgaagatacaaacccaaaaaaaaatgcaaccgAATTGATAGCCTCATTTCTTGAACGAAGGTAAATAAATAGTACAAAAACGCTTCGCCTTTCGCTTCAGATTATATACAATGTCGACTGTTTATCAGCCgctaagtattaaaaatacctAAGGCCACGTAGGTATTTATGTACTCGGTTATCAGTGAGTCGATTGCTATTACATATTGTAGCTAAAATATAGTATGTAAATAGAACGTTGtgtatttatacttttaagaatcttattattattattattattataaactaactgTCGCCCGCAACtccgtctgcgtttgtttttgagACATTTGGCATTCAGTTCAGGTATAGTTCTACTgacatttttaagttgtgaattctcataaaaaaaaaaaagacggtGTAGtcttttaagaaatttttgTATCTACATCATAAACAATGTCTAAAAAGAATGGTCTGTCCTAGCTCCTCttatcacttacaaagaatagaaATCAATAAAGGCAGAATCGATATcgttgtatataatttatatgctatgggttaacgaagaacatttctaacatttttttttatttagtcctagcactgaagtccttataaatgtggcagcagtttaagtatcgctaagccttaaatgaggggttagctgctgtccgctgaggagttctgtcctctagctccaatcatattcatcagatctacacgaaatttgggcaaaattaaacagataatataacctatagtacaaaaataattatttaaaacggttatcatttgacgaaGTTCTGGTatgaaatcgtcaaacactttgatCCCCTCTCCCGAAAGAACTAAGAttaatttcaggataaaaattatcctatgttacttctaccTTCAGGTATATGTGTGCAAAGTTCCATGATGATCGGTTGAGTATTTTCTCGTGAatgcgtaacaaataaacttatgtaaaacaaaaatgttgagtgtaatagctaacttcagggtgtcagttttttgtgacggtgtgcgcgcgcattgtaaaaatttactctcataatttttccctaacgcgccaaaagaagtataacttcttttTATATTCCCAAACTGAAtctaaaaatttcatttcaattatgaatgaatgaatgaatacacttttattgtacaccaaaggaaaaaaagtagttacagagatataaatacacataaagagagtggtggccttatcgctacatagcgatttcttccaggcaaccaatggcgtaaaaggaaaaaacatagaaaataagatttaaaattatacaaatatataaataatatatatatatatatatatatatataaatataactattatctatatataaaaggcaaaggtgactgactgaatgactgactgatctatacacgcacagctctaaccacttgacggatcgggctgaaattttgcacacagatagttattacaacgtaggcatctgCTACGAAAGGATTTtggaaaattccaaccctaagagtaatgtaatgtaaatggggtatgaaagtttgtataaaatccttcatttatcaatttatttttttaagttacacaTGAACCTTTGcttttcgattaaaaatcaagaaatacgtgtttcacaaattttaaaaattctaactcCGAAGGCTAGGCTATAATAGGGTATAATATGGTATGAAAATTtctatgaaagtttctgatttttgaaATAGTTCACGTTAATTTTTTCTAATAGCAGCAAGACTTTataacctttgtagttaaaatttaccaaatcaaaaattggacttaacgtgagcgaaacCGCGGGACAAAGCTagtcaaatttattattgtttgacaCAACAATCGCCCGTGTATGGTGAATTGGTGCTTAAAATTCTTTGTTGCaagcaagcggtgatagcgcagtgggtagagctcgacttcactttcggggggccgagttcgaatttcagcacgcacctctaactttcctaagttatgtgcgtttaaagtaattaaaatattacttgcatcgacggtgaaggaaacctgagagttctacataatgttcttgaaggtgtgtggactccatcgtggtgaactacgacggccttaacccccccccttctcattgtgggaggagacccgtgccctttggTGGGCAGGatatgggtcgatatgatgatgtctTATTTATGCACTGGAGAATATTATCGAACAAGTTGAGCTGCCTTTAAGTTGATTACATTTTACAGGTGGCGCCGGTGGTAAAGGAGTATGGGGAGCTCCAGGATCGGAGCTCCTGGAGGAGTATGTGGAAGACGCCAACGATCCCAACTACGACTCCGAGGCTGTCATCAATGGTGACGTGGAGTTCAAGCAGGTCATCGTGGAAGCTGACCCCGAAGAGATAGCGGTAAGCTTTTATGATTGCCTGGTACCAACACTGTTGGTTTATGACCGTCCATAATTctcgtaacttttttttaaccctttttaAGCATTAGTGGCATTAAGGTTGACCACCTAACTGCCAACTGCGatccttaaattttttgagCAATTCGATATAAAATTCGCCCACTTAGTATTTCAATTCGCCCGATTAGTTTTTCAATTCGCCCGCTTGGTTAATAATTCGCGGACATAATTTAATGCTTGTTGGTGTATGTATGGCCATAAGTCTTGTAACGCATTTCTTGGGTAAATTTGAACATATAGAAGGGTATCTAtatgacatttataataaaccCCTCACTCCCACCTGCGACTTTAAGCGGTCACCAAAGGTGATGTGGAGTTCAAGCAGGCTATGGAAACCGACACCGAAGGGATAGCGGTAAGCTTTTATGTTTGCCTGGTACCTACGCTGTTGGTTTTTGCATAATTGTTGTAACTTTTTTGTTAACCTTACACCCCTCGGTGACATTAGTGGCATTTATTTTGACCACCTAACTGCCAAATGCGATCCTTAAATTCGCCCGCATAGTATTTCTATTCACCCGCCTAGTTAATATTacgcaaaaataatttaatgctgCTTGTTTAAGTATTACAGTATTTCATTAGTTGTATGGAATTTATAGCCCTAATTGGTTTATAGGCGACACCGTACGGGAAACCTGGTCTTCCACCCGACCAAATCATAATTACTCAAATTGCGCCTGCCGGTGATCGAACcggggacctcccacttaaaacctcGCCGCTTACGGGCGCTTGTACACGCTAAGAAAATTTGCCGTTCCTGCGACAGACAAGACAAATTTTTCGTGTAGACGACAAGAATTTTGTCTGTTCCACACACGAAAACTTTTCGTGTCTTCCGCAGACAAGACCAATGGAAACGTGTACACGACACGATTCTTTTCGTGCAGTCGACAGTCGGGCGTAGGGCGCGCAAGTAATAACAAGTGTAATCAGTgagtttcgtttatttatataaatgttaactacaaagcaaaaaagaatgataattgcatattattattataacaaaataaaaaaggaaacaaaaaacaagaGACTTTACTGGGTTCATCCAATTATACAAGAGAAAAATGGGTTTGGCGGGTTCATTACCCTTTACCGTGTCATGCGACAACATGAGGAAAAATTTGTGGATTATTTTCGCATGAAAATGTCTACGTTTGACAAGCTTTTGacaacaatagaaaataatatacgacATGAAAATACCAAAATGCGAGAAAGTATTCCTCCATACATTAGATTGGCCGTAACATTaaggtaagtaatttttttaagcatattgATTTGAacgttatacaataataaatgtctTTGAAGTGTTACATGTTTCCAAATTCAACAGACTCCACATGTTCATATTCTTCagaaaagtcaaagtgaaattcATCTGTATGCGATGTTTCCACACTACTAATAGTTTCGGTGTCAAATTCAATGGATGTAGATTTTTGAGTACTGTAACCTGGTCGAGTCGAGTATGATGGGCCGGGTACGTTAAATGACGACGTAGAAGGCTGCGTTGTTTTGTAATACTCAGTACTCCATTGATGCTGAACATCACTTCCCTTTCGTTGTTGCGTAGAACGCAcaagttttaaaacttcaaactgGAAATCCACCATTTCCTCATCACTGAACTTATCAACACTCGGagctatacttttaaaaaatgacatggCACGGCTCTCTTCTTCTTTGGTAACAGCCTTTATAAATTCTGCCATATTTTTGTCCACCTCGCTAACatcctgtttcttttttttcgcgATCGGTGTATGTTCTACGGGACTTTTTTCCACGTTTGTTGTTTCGGGTATATTTGACTCAGTGTCTCGGCGTGTTacaatttttgtcaaaaataacatttcgtcGTAAAAATCACATTTACGAATCTTCTTAGCACCCGATCCCGATTTCATTTCTTTAAGTCTTCTGTGACATTTCATCCACCTATCTCGCAAACTTGTCCATTTTTTTGCTGTAGACTTTGCTGAAACAAAAAACGAACTACCGTTAGAAAGTAGGTACCATCTATTGCAAGTAGACATAAACttcatataaaaaaggaaatgacCTCATTGTAAGAGTAAGAACACACTTGCAATTAATCGCACTGCAAGTTGCAAGTGTGTTCTTGCTCTAAGacattgttacaattttttacagATACATGGCAACTGGAGATACCTTCGCACGTCTTCATTTCGATTTTCGAATcggaataaaaacaatagcGAACATTGTACGTGAAGTTACTCATCATATTTGGTCAGAATTATCTACAGTTTATATGCGGATGCCAACACAAGAAGAATGGTTGAATATAGCACAAAGATATGAAATAAATGCCAATTTTCCACACTGTCTTGGAGCACTGGACGGGAAacatattagaataattaaacccGAAGAAAGTGgatcaatgtttttaaattataaacatttcttttctaTTGTTCTCATGGCTATTGTGGATTCCAActacaattacatttttattgatgtaGGGTCGTATGGTAAAGAATGTGAttcaaatgttttcaaagaaacACAGTTTTGGAAAAAACTTGTTGACAATACGTTAAACATACCATCCCCATGctctataataaatactaactaTATATTACCATATGTTTTTGTAGCTGATGAAGCTTTCGCACTTCATGCTAACGTACTTCGACCCTACGGTGGTAACGAACTCACAAAAgaacaaaagatatttaattatcgcTTGACAAGGGCAAGAAGATACGTCGAGTGTGCATTTGGAATAATGGCCAACAAATGGAGAATTCTGCACCGATCTTTAAACTTAAGTCTCGATTTAACAGTTGCTATTGTAAAAACTACTTGcgttttgcaaaattttattcatacagAAGAAGGTCACGTTGAGCCTTTAATCAATCGAGACCGATTAAATAGTCCATTGCATTTAGAAGGCAATAATCTCACAGCAGACGAAATTCGTCAAaaatatactgaatatttttcctCTGATGAAGGATCACTGCCATGGCaagataaatacacataaaaaataagttctaaaactaaaacccgactactaaattttaatccaaaaaGTGTGAAACAAGGAATTATTCTTACCTgccatattgtttaaataaacaattacatgttatattttttttcatgtttatacgtattttattataagtattagtcATTATCGTTTTTAGCAAAGCCGTGTCCGTATGCTACTTAGCGCTATTGAACTTATGATTGCTTGCAACTTAAATCTTTTATTGTAGATGTATTTAATGTGGGTAACGacaatgattaatatttataataatatatagctatatagaatatatctagtaatctgtatttttgaaaattgtaaaaagatagtaatatgttgtatgtacttaccatattcattttttttgacatttgtcatttcGTCGAAGTCTTTGTTTAAGATAGTAAATATTTCTCTCCATGCTTCGTATGTgagtcttttatctttatatatgtcTAAAGTTTTGTCCCACAATACCGGTCGTCCTTCTACTAAAGTTATAAGTAACTCATCAGCCATTTTGTACTCTACGCTGCAATACACGTCCACACCAAACGCACAACGCACAACAAAAACTGGGCTGGCTCAACCCTACTACACCGCCCCCCCGCCGCTCCGCAACAACGTTCGCCGCGTCGTGTCTTGCGcagacaagattttttttcgtgCACCGCTGCGAGCAGTGTACACAGTTATTTTCTAGTTACGACACGAATTCTTAGGTACGCCCGGCGTTTTTTCTTAGCGTGTACAAGCGCCCTACCGCTGCGCCACGGGGGTCAAAGTGTTAAAAGGTTGAGTTAGGTCAGACACCTGACCTAACACAACCTTTGTACGGGTGACTGGCACAGTTCCAAGCTGTTATGCTACGTGTCGCTCCGAACCACTCCACCAGTTCACCTATAATTTACACGTAGTTAGGTATAAGGGTAAGTGATGTGTATCTCATTACtcataagttatacctatactCAGTAATACACCGGTCTTCGTAACTGACGGTCGTTTTATTTGCCCACATACATCTCAGTGGCGACGAGGATGGGATAACTTACCctcgtttattttaataaataaaatgtcggCCTACCTAGGGAATCTGCAAATATTTGACCACAAAACAAGTGAATGGCaaatttttaaaggaaaattagtgcagtttttgaaaattaataaagtgttgGACGAAGAAAGTAAGATTGGAGTTCTGCCAACGCATATCACCGATGAAACGTACCGCTTAGTACGTAACTTGGCTTACCCTCACGAGTTGGATATTCTTAGTTACGCGGGGCTAGTTGCATTACTCGACGGCCATTTCAAGCTCAGACAGTGTTCATTTGTTGATAAAGCGAAGTTCTATGCAGCGTGCAGGAGTTCAGGCGAGTCATTAGGAGACTGGGCGGCGCGACTAAGGGGTCTTGCAACCTATTGCGACTTCGGCAACGCCTTGGAAACGAATTTGCTGGATCGTTTCGTCCTTGGCTTGAGCTCTGGGCCAGAACGCGATAAGCTATTTGAACAGAAGCCGTCCACGCTCACATTGGCTCGAGCTATTGAATTGGCAGAACAAGCAGAGAGTGCTAAGAAGGCGAAGGTATCGGTCTCAGCGATGCAGTGCAAGTCAAGGAGGAGCCGGTATTCCGCGCGAAGATTCAAGGTCGCGCTGGCCGCGCTCCACCGGCTCGGCGCGACCGCGCTGGTGCGAGCGGAGATGATTCAGCGAATCGGCGTGACAGTTCGCGCTGCAAAGTGTGTGGTCTGAGAAACCATGGAAGTGGTGACAAGTGCCGTTACAAAGGGTATCGGTGTCAAAAGTGTGGGGTCAAAGGTCACCTTAAAAAGGTTTGTTCTAGTGTGAGTTCGGGTGTTTACCATGTCGGGGATGACGAGCCCAACGAAGGTCGTCAGGTTTGTGAGGAATGTGAAAATTTTAACATAAGGTACGTGAGTGATAAACCTATCCTAGTTGACTTAATTTTAGGTAACGTTAAATTGACTATGGAACTTGACTCAGGTTCTGGGGTTTGCGTTATTTCAGATAAATTGTTTAGTGATAAGTTTTCAAATTATAAACTATCAAAAAGTAATGTTACGATGTGTATGTACAGTGGACATAAAATCTCCccattaggttatttttgtattcaggtcatttttaataatttaaaaaaaaagttgaaagtatttgttataaaaaatggagGTCCACCTCTATTAGGCAGGGATTTTATGTCTGCCTTCAACTTAATCATCACTACTCAAATTAACTCTTTAAGTGATGATAAAGATGTGCAAAGCTTAGTAGAAAAATATGCCGAACTGTGGCGCGATGAATTGGGTTcgttcaataaatttaaagttaagttGCAACTTAAAGATAATTCTGTTCCCAAATTTTTCAAGCCGCGTACCGTACCATTTGCCCTTAAAGATAAGGTAGAAAAAGAGCTTAACAGATTAGTAAGTTCAGGTATTTTAATTCCCATTAATTTCTCACACTATGCCACCCCTATAGTGCCAGTACTGAAAGCTAATGGTCAAGATAAGATCGCAGGTGATTTTTCCATCACTTTAAATAGGGATCTTTTGATTGAAAAATATCCCCTGCCTCGAATTGAAGAGGTATTTGCAAAACTGGGAGGGGGTGAGCGATATAGCAAAATAGATTTAAAGAACGCTTACAACCAATTTGTTCTAGATGATTCTTCTCAGGAGCTTACCACGATTAACACCCACAAGGggctttttaaatataccaGGTTAGTGTATGGATTAGCCAATGCTCCTGCGATATTTCAAAAGTCGATGGAAACCCTGCTCTCGGGTATAGATGGAGTCAGTGTTTGGCTCGATGATATATGTATCACGGGTTCCGATAGGAATTCTCATTTGAAAAGGCTCGATGAAGTTCTTAGTAAATTGAGTGACGCCGGGTTACGTTTAGAGAAGAATAAATGCGAGTTTTTTAAAGAAAGCGTGAAGTACCTAGGTTACGTTATAAGTAAAGCGGGGTTAACGACCTGTCCCGATAAGGTCGAAGCCATAATTAATGCACCGGAGCCGAGCAATGTTACCgaagttaaaagatttttaggttttgtaaattattataggCATTTCATTCCTAACGCGTCAGCCTTATTGAGGCCGCTTCACGATTTGCTACGTAACGATACGCCGTGGGAATGGGGCGCGCGCCAGCGGCGCAGCGTGGCAGACGTGCGCCGCCACCTGTGTTCGGAGCGCGTACTCGCGCACTTCGAGCCCGCGGCGCAGCTCGTGCTGGCGGTGGACGCGGGGCCCGACGGGCTAGGTGCCGTTCTGTCGCAGCGTACCGAAGACGGCAGCGAGCGCCCTCTAGCGTACGCGTCGCGTTTATTAATAGCCAGCGAAAAAAACTACAGCCAGATACAGAAGGAGGCGACGGCTATTATATTCGGTGTTAAACGTTTTCATCAGTATTTATACGGTTGTAAAGAAccctttatattaaaaaccgaCCATAGGCCCTTGGTgtctatttttaatagtaagaCGGGTATACCGGTAACAACGGCACTGCGGCTACAGAGGTACGCTATTATTTTGTCAGCATACAATTATACGGTGCAGTACGTGTCTAGTGAAAATAATGCAGTGGC from Pararge aegeria chromosome 26, ilParAegt1.1, whole genome shotgun sequence harbors:
- the LOC120635091 gene encoding protein ALP1-like — protein: MLTTKQKRMIIAYYYYNKIKKETKNKRLYWVHPIIQEKNGFGGFITLYRVMRQHEEKFVDYFRMKMSTFDKLLTTIENNIRHENTKMRESIPPYIRLAVTLRYMATGDTFARLHFDFRIGIKTIANIVREVTHHIWSELSTVYMRMPTQEEWLNIAQRYEINANFPHCLGALDGKHIRIIKPEESGSMFLNYKHFFSIVLMAIVDSNYNYIFIDVGSYGKECDSNVFKETQFWKKLVDNTLNIPSPCSIINTNYILPYVFVADEAFALHANVLRPYGGNELTKEQKIFNYRLTRARRYVECAFGIMANKWRILHRSLNLSLDLTVAIVKTTCVLQNFIHTEEGHVEPLINRDRLNSPLHLEGNNLTADEIRQKYTEYFSSDEGSLPWQDKYT
- the LOC120635093 gene encoding uncharacterized protein LOC120635093, with protein sequence MADELLITLVEGRPVLWDKTLDIYKDKRLTYEAWREIFTILNKDFDEMTNVKKNEYAKSTAKKWTSLRDRWMKCHRRLKEMKSGSGAKKIRKCDFYDEMLFLTKIVTRRDTESNIPETTNVEKSPVEHTPIAKKKKQDVSEVDKNMAEFIKAVTKEEESRAMSFFKSIAPSVDKFSDEEMVDFQFEVLKLVRSTQQRKGSDVQHQWSTEYYKTTQPSTSSFNVPGPSYSTRPGYSTQKSTSIEFDTETISSVETSHTDEFHFDFSEEYEHVESVEFGNM